A part of Larkinella insperata genomic DNA contains:
- the gmd gene encoding GDP-mannose 4,6-dehydratase, with protein sequence MKKALITGITGQDGTYLAELLLSKGYEVHGIKRRSSLFNTQRIDHIYEDPHEKHVRFRLHYGDLSDSTNIIRIIQEVQPDEIYNLGAMSHVRVSFEEPEYTAQVDGIGTLRILEAVRLLGLTYKTRIYQASTSELYGGVQGHAQSEETPFYPRSPYAVAKLYGYWITVNYREAYGMYACNGILFNHESPLRGETFVTRKITRAVARIALGLQDKVYMGNLDAQRDWGHAKDYVEAMWLMLQQENPEDFVIATGITTHIRDFIRMAFAEIGVELEFKGEGVKETGIVAKSNNPAYALEAGREVVCIDERYFRPTEVDLLLGDPTKAMTKLGWKPKYDLAALVKEMIAADIDLFRRDQLLEKSGHRVMNYFE encoded by the coding sequence ATGAAAAAAGCACTTATTACCGGCATCACGGGGCAGGATGGCACGTATCTGGCCGAACTTCTGTTGTCGAAAGGGTATGAAGTTCACGGTATCAAACGCCGGAGTTCGCTTTTCAATACCCAGCGGATTGATCATATCTACGAAGATCCGCACGAAAAGCACGTTCGGTTCCGGTTGCATTATGGTGATTTGTCCGATTCAACCAACATCATTCGAATCATTCAGGAAGTACAGCCCGACGAGATCTACAACCTGGGGGCCATGTCGCACGTGCGGGTGAGTTTTGAAGAACCGGAATACACGGCTCAGGTCGACGGAATCGGAACGCTCCGGATTCTGGAAGCTGTCCGTTTGCTGGGCCTGACCTACAAAACCCGTATCTACCAGGCTTCCACCTCCGAGTTGTATGGTGGGGTGCAGGGCCACGCGCAATCGGAAGAAACACCGTTTTACCCGCGGTCGCCCTATGCCGTAGCGAAGCTGTACGGCTACTGGATTACGGTTAACTACCGGGAAGCTTACGGCATGTATGCCTGCAACGGAATTCTGTTCAACCACGAATCGCCCCTGCGCGGTGAAACGTTCGTGACCCGGAAAATTACGCGGGCCGTTGCCCGGATTGCGCTCGGGTTGCAGGATAAAGTCTACATGGGGAATCTGGACGCTCAGCGCGACTGGGGCCATGCCAAGGACTATGTGGAAGCCATGTGGCTGATGTTGCAGCAGGAAAACCCGGAAGATTTCGTTATTGCAACCGGCATCACGACCCACATCCGCGATTTTATCCGGATGGCCTTCGCCGAGATTGGCGTTGAACTGGAATTTAAGGGCGAGGGCGTCAAGGAAACCGGGATTGTTGCCAAATCGAACAACCCGGCTTATGCGCTGGAAGCAGGCAGAGAGGTTGTTTGCATCGACGAACGGTATTTCCGTCCGACCGAAGTTGATCTGCTTCTGGGGGATCCGACCAAAGCAATGACCAAGCTGGGCTGGAAACCCAAGTACGACCTGGCAGCCCTGGTGAAAGAGATGATCGCTGCTGATATCGATCTGTTCCGGCGCGATCAGTTGCTGGAGAAGAGCGGTCACCGGGTTATGAATTACTTCGAATAA
- a CDS encoding SPOR domain-containing protein produces MKAYRDKIQLDNTVVLIILVAFSGWLSSCAAIKKVTSGGSSDSPASSSADYNSFNYDLSATRPTYTIPSPTAANPAPSAPPARSTTEPRRTMPMAEPMHINKKLDAILDTISIRNHAIRYAQGYRIQIYVGNERTEVDRLKRFTYQNFPELNPYTTYRAPTYRLKVGDFMRRMDAERYLAQLRQQFSSATLLPDRIEIRKSLAVK; encoded by the coding sequence ATGAAAGCATACAGGGATAAAATTCAGTTGGATAACACCGTTGTCCTGATCATCTTAGTGGCCTTCTCGGGCTGGTTGAGCTCGTGTGCCGCCATCAAAAAGGTGACCTCCGGTGGTTCGTCGGATTCACCGGCTTCCTCATCGGCCGACTACAATTCGTTTAATTACGACTTATCGGCGACCCGCCCGACGTACACGATCCCGTCGCCGACGGCAGCCAATCCCGCACCTTCCGCCCCGCCAGCGCGTTCAACCACCGAACCCCGCCGGACAATGCCAATGGCCGAGCCGATGCACATCAATAAAAAACTAGACGCCATTCTGGATACGATTTCCATCCGGAACCACGCGATTCGTTATGCACAGGGCTACCGGATTCAAATTTATGTCGGTAACGAACGGACCGAGGTCGACCGGCTGAAACGGTTTACGTACCAGAATTTTCCGGAGCTGAACCCGTACACTACGTACCGGGCTCCCACGTACCGGTTGAAGGTCGGCGATTTTATGCGCAGGATGGACGCGGAACGGTATTTGGCGCAGCTTCGTCAGCAGTTTTCGTCGGCAACGCTTTTGCCCGATCGAATCGAAATTCGGAAGAGTCTGGCAGTTAAATAA
- the murB gene encoding UDP-N-acetylmuramate dehydrogenase, translating into MLDIQSHVSLKPYNTFGIDAKARYWVEIQTEEQLKTLFQLTEYLTVPKLVLGGGSNLLFTRDFDGLAIKIAIPGIEVVREDESHVYVKAGAGVNWHQLVMHCVENGYAGIENLALIPGTTGAAPMQNIGAYGVEIEQVFDQLEAVAIQTGETRVFSHAECRFGYRESIFKHEAKGKYIISSVTLRLNKQPVFHVEYGAIRETLAEMGVLEDQLSIEAISKAVIHIRQSKLPNPAEIGNAGSFFKNPEVSKGQFEELKTTHPTMPGYPTGDLTVKVPAGWLIEQCGWKGKQIGHAGVHAKQALVLVNLGGATGAEILNLAQKVQQSVEENFGIRLNPEVNII; encoded by the coding sequence ATGTTAGATATTCAGAGCCACGTATCGCTAAAACCTTATAACACATTCGGCATCGATGCCAAAGCTCGTTACTGGGTTGAAATCCAAACCGAAGAACAACTCAAAACGCTCTTCCAATTAACCGAATACCTCACCGTCCCGAAGCTGGTGCTGGGCGGTGGCAGTAACCTGCTCTTTACACGAGACTTCGACGGTCTGGCCATCAAAATAGCCATCCCGGGCATTGAGGTTGTTCGCGAAGATGAGTCGCACGTCTACGTCAAAGCCGGAGCGGGCGTCAACTGGCACCAGCTTGTGATGCACTGCGTGGAAAATGGGTACGCCGGTATCGAAAACCTTGCCCTCATTCCGGGCACGACCGGCGCAGCTCCCATGCAGAACATCGGGGCTTACGGTGTCGAGATTGAACAGGTTTTCGACCAACTCGAAGCCGTGGCTATTCAAACGGGCGAAACCCGCGTCTTCAGCCATGCCGAATGCCGGTTTGGCTACCGCGAAAGCATTTTCAAGCACGAAGCCAAGGGGAAATACATCATCAGCAGCGTCACCCTGCGCCTGAACAAACAACCGGTTTTTCACGTCGAATACGGTGCGATTCGGGAGACCCTGGCCGAGATGGGTGTCCTGGAGGACCAACTCAGTATTGAAGCCATTAGCAAAGCCGTTATTCACATCCGGCAAAGCAAGCTTCCCAATCCCGCCGAGATCGGCAATGCCGGCAGTTTCTTTAAAAATCCGGAAGTTTCGAAAGGGCAGTTTGAAGAACTAAAGACGACTCACCCCACGATGCCGGGCTACCCTACCGGCGACCTGACCGTGAAGGTGCCAGCCGGTTGGCTGATCGAGCAGTGCGGCTGGAAAGGCAAACAGATCGGCCATGCGGGCGTCCATGCCAAACAGGCGCTCGTGCTGGTTAACCTCGGCGGAGCTACGGGTGCCGAAATTCTTAACCTGGCTCAGAAAGTCCAGCAGTCGGTGGAAGAAAATTTCGGAATCCGCCTGAACCCGGAAGTAAACATTATTTGA
- a CDS encoding ROK family protein, translated as MESVQYLGIDVGGTNVKMGIVDAQTGNISNFYSHDTASWRESGHFVERFADAIALQLYAHKEIKKVGIGLPGMINRERTVPLEITAIPELNGVPLVEKLNKRFPDVQFFLENDANAAALGEFYFADEKIDENYIFITLGTGVGGAAIINKKVFVGGDGNAMEPGHIPSRNNRVLERNIGKKELLDLANQRREEFEGATQLPADGSISTTSLVAAAAVGDELALQIWTEVGEMLGDGLVALIRVLDIKQVLIGGGLSASYDYILPAVQKQLDFWLTPYYQNGLSLKRATLGNDAGLLGAASLCFE; from the coding sequence ATGGAATCTGTTCAATATTTGGGTATCGACGTCGGTGGTACCAATGTTAAAATGGGAATTGTCGACGCACAAACGGGCAATATTTCCAATTTTTACAGTCATGATACCGCCAGCTGGCGCGAATCAGGGCATTTTGTCGAGCGGTTTGCCGACGCCATTGCGCTTCAACTGTACGCACACAAAGAGATCAAAAAAGTGGGTATTGGTTTACCCGGGATGATCAACCGGGAGCGCACCGTCCCCCTGGAAATCACTGCCATCCCCGAATTGAACGGTGTTCCGCTGGTTGAAAAGCTCAACAAACGGTTTCCGGATGTTCAGTTTTTTCTGGAAAACGACGCCAATGCGGCCGCGCTCGGCGAATTTTATTTTGCCGACGAAAAAATCGATGAGAACTACATTTTCATTACGCTCGGTACGGGCGTAGGAGGAGCGGCCATCATCAATAAAAAAGTATTCGTCGGGGGCGATGGCAACGCCATGGAGCCCGGACATATTCCCTCGCGGAACAACCGGGTGCTGGAGCGCAACATCGGCAAAAAAGAATTGCTGGATTTGGCCAACCAACGCCGGGAAGAATTTGAAGGCGCTACCCAACTGCCCGCCGATGGCAGCATTTCAACAACCAGTCTGGTCGCTGCGGCCGCCGTGGGCGACGAACTGGCACTGCAAATCTGGACAGAAGTGGGAGAGATGCTGGGCGACGGTCTGGTGGCACTTATCCGGGTACTGGACATTAAGCAAGTCCTGATCGGGGGCGGCTTGTCCGCTTCCTATGACTACATTCTGCCCGCGGTTCAGAAGCAACTGGATTTCTGGCTGACTCCGTATTATCAGAACGGACTTTCGCTCAAGCGCGCTACCCTCGGCAATGACGCGGGGCTGCTGGGGGCGGCATCGCTGTGTTTTGAATAG
- a CDS encoding SDR family oxidoreductase yields MNPLLVVTGGTKGIGRAVVERFAEGGFDAVVCARNEQDLRQIKHDIEGSVAEVLEGFDDAVVPTIFPFAADLEKRTEVDRLIEFIRSLARPVSALVNNVGIFLPGQIYSEPEGTFETTMNLNVASVYHLTRGLIGDMMNQRSGHIFMMGSTASITAYPNGGSYCISKFALLGLAKELREEMKPYGVKVTTLLPGATYTDSWAASGLPETRFMQAADIAEVIWSAYHLSAGAVVEEILLRPQMGDIK; encoded by the coding sequence ATGAATCCATTACTAGTAGTAACAGGCGGCACAAAAGGCATTGGCCGGGCCGTGGTTGAACGGTTTGCGGAGGGCGGTTTCGACGCCGTAGTCTGCGCCCGTAACGAGCAGGATTTGCGGCAGATTAAGCACGATATTGAGGGATCGGTTGCGGAGGTGCTGGAAGGCTTCGATGATGCCGTCGTTCCAACCATTTTTCCATTTGCGGCTGATCTGGAAAAACGCACCGAGGTTGATCGGCTGATCGAGTTTATCCGGAGCCTGGCCCGTCCGGTCAGCGCGCTGGTCAACAACGTCGGTATTTTCCTGCCGGGCCAGATTTACAGCGAGCCGGAGGGAACGTTTGAAACCACCATGAACCTCAACGTAGCCAGCGTTTATCACCTGACGCGCGGCCTCATCGGCGACATGATGAACCAGCGTAGTGGTCATATATTCATGATGGGGTCCACCGCCAGCATTACGGCCTACCCTAATGGCGGCTCCTACTGCATTTCCAAGTTTGCCCTGCTGGGGCTGGCCAAAGAACTCCGGGAGGAGATGAAACCATACGGGGTGAAAGTCACGACGCTGCTGCCGGGGGCTACGTATACGGATAGCTGGGCCGCATCCGGTTTGCCCGAAACACGGTTTATGCAGGCTGCCGATATTGCCGAGGTGATTTGGTCGGCCTATCATTTGTCAGCCGGAGCCGTGGTTGAAGAAATTCTACTCCGGCCCCAAATGGGGGATATTAAATAG
- a CDS encoding MlaE family ABC transporter permease translates to MHYLGRYFIFLGSLFRNREKFGVYTKLVLDECIQIGINSVFIVSIVSTFIGAVTCVQTAYNMVSPFVPTYIISLIVRDMTVLELAPTITCVVLSGKVGSNIAGGLGTMRITEQIDALEVMGINSSSYLILPKVLASMITFPMLVILAGFLSIYGGYIAGTLAKLITSEEYIYGLRSDFNPFNIAFALIKSVVFAFLISTISSFKGYYTSGGALEVGQASTAAVTNSCIAVLAADFLLAQLLL, encoded by the coding sequence ATGCATTATCTCGGACGTTATTTTATCTTCTTAGGCTCCTTATTCCGGAACCGTGAAAAATTTGGGGTTTACACCAAGCTGGTTCTGGACGAATGCATCCAAATCGGCATCAACTCCGTCTTTATCGTTTCCATTGTATCCACATTCATTGGAGCAGTAACCTGTGTTCAGACGGCTTATAACATGGTGAGTCCGTTTGTTCCGACGTACATTATATCGCTGATTGTTCGGGACATGACGGTGCTTGAACTGGCCCCTACTATTACCTGTGTAGTGCTATCGGGAAAAGTGGGGTCCAACATCGCGGGCGGTCTGGGCACGATGCGCATTACGGAGCAGATTGACGCGCTGGAAGTCATGGGCATTAACTCCAGTTCGTACCTGATTCTCCCCAAAGTGCTGGCGTCCATGATCACCTTTCCGATGCTGGTGATTCTAGCCGGTTTCTTATCCATTTACGGCGGGTACATTGCCGGTACGTTAGCCAAACTCATTACGTCAGAAGAATACATTTACGGGCTGCGTTCCGACTTCAATCCGTTTAACATCGCCTTTGCGCTCATTAAATCCGTTGTATTTGCCTTCCTGATTTCGACCATTTCGTCCTTCAAAGGCTACTATACGTCGGGGGGCGCTCTGGAAGTGGGCCAGGCATCGACGGCCGCTGTCACCAATAGCTGCATTGCGGTGCTCGCTGCGGACTTTTTATTAGCGCAGTTGTTGTTGTAA
- a CDS encoding ABC transporter ATP-binding protein, with product MIEIKNIQKTFGDRTVLAGVSGTFKPGDTSLIIGGSGTGKSVLLKCMIGLVKPEVGQVLYSGRDFLTGDQDTQKAIRREMGVLFQGGALFDSKTVLENVRFPLDMLTNMSSAEKRERAQFCLQRVGLEAAADRMPSEISGGMKKRVGIARAIVMNPKYLFCDEPNSGLDPLTSIKIDELIREITDEFQITTVVITHDMNSMMEIGEKIMFLYKGKKLWEGNSATLTHSNVPELNEFIYANKLLRDPSSRH from the coding sequence ATGATCGAAATTAAAAATATCCAAAAAACCTTCGGCGATCGCACGGTGTTGGCGGGCGTTTCCGGGACATTCAAGCCCGGCGACACCAGCCTGATCATTGGGGGCAGCGGTACCGGAAAAAGCGTTTTGCTCAAATGCATGATCGGCCTCGTCAAACCCGAGGTTGGTCAGGTGCTCTACAGCGGCCGCGATTTCCTGACCGGTGACCAGGACACGCAAAAAGCCATCCGGCGTGAAATGGGCGTTCTGTTCCAGGGTGGGGCTTTATTCGATTCCAAAACCGTGCTGGAAAACGTCCGGTTTCCGCTCGATATGCTCACCAATATGTCGTCGGCCGAGAAGCGGGAACGTGCCCAGTTTTGTCTGCAACGGGTGGGGCTGGAAGCGGCCGCCGACCGCATGCCGTCAGAAATCAGTGGCGGGATGAAAAAGCGGGTCGGTATTGCCCGGGCCATCGTGATGAACCCCAAATACCTGTTTTGCGACGAACCCAACTCCGGCCTTGACCCGCTGACCTCCATCAAAATCGACGAGCTAATCCGGGAAATCACCGACGAATTTCAGATCACGACCGTTGTCATCACCCACGACATGAACTCCATGATGGAAATCGGCGAAAAAATCATGTTTCTCTACAAAGGAAAGAAGCTTTGGGAAGGAAACAGCGCAACTCTTACGCATTCAAACGTTCCTGAACTGAATGAGTTTATTTACGCGAACAAGCTCCTGCGTGACCCCAGCTCCCGGCACTAA
- a CDS encoding sensor histidine kinase gives MSLFTRTSSCVTPAPGTKTEKNGFYIHVWGKAGAFFAFWLGLLSVGVAQQPWPPVFEIKKDTGVYQIDTAHFQLLEDRAGDLTFDQVRRRSDFHFDANRNPNRNTHVCWLRMRIKNSLDHDLKLFLCEFNAAYFDLYAQTTNGRWHHQRTGELIPRSQLPVHNADQERYRLFFQLRPGEQITFYQRSENPFWYPKLTFLAPRLETEQQRIHSVYKSIRVDRQWEDYFFEGITIGILFLAVCYNLYIFFSIRDKVYLYFAICLLFFNLDRNGFNLQLTLFPEQPYLYKASQVFFFLVFYTFFIQAIRNFIQPGPELTRLNKAITFSLVLLALMNVVQFFMFRISFIAPAIAIDLLEILIRVIYVLLTIVIVKMIRRGSHDARFTLIATAPLFTLWLFTLMNLLLYRLYKINLTDQYWYNFGYIETFCFAWMIIFFSGALLNRYNLARKRVVQQAIEKEQLEKEREIERSRLIASQNERLEQQVKERTAQLQTSLENLRATQDQLVQKEKLASLGELTAGIAHEIQNPLNFVNNFSEVSTELLTELEEEQQKPDRDPELEKELLGDLKLNLQKISHHGNRASHIVQSMLAHSRNSTGERQASNLNQLCDEYLRLAYHGLRAKDSTFNCELATDLDPNPVPVHIIPQEIGRVLLNLFNNAFYTVQEKQKQTTEPYRPTVAVKTRFTDRQVEVRVIDNGMGMTDAVKTKLFQPFFTTKPTGEGTGLGLSLSYDIVTKGHGGTLTVESRPGQGSEFILVLPVV, from the coding sequence ATGAGTTTATTTACGCGAACAAGCTCCTGCGTGACCCCAGCTCCCGGCACTAAGACCGAGAAAAACGGGTTTTACATTCATGTATGGGGTAAGGCAGGCGCCTTTTTTGCCTTCTGGCTGGGTTTGCTGTCCGTCGGTGTTGCCCAGCAACCCTGGCCACCGGTTTTCGAGATTAAAAAGGATACGGGTGTTTATCAAATTGATACCGCCCATTTTCAGCTGCTCGAAGACCGGGCGGGCGATCTGACTTTCGACCAGGTACGGCGCCGTTCTGACTTCCATTTTGACGCCAACAGAAACCCCAACCGAAACACCCACGTCTGCTGGCTTCGGATGCGGATCAAAAACTCGCTCGACCACGACCTGAAGTTGTTTCTGTGCGAGTTCAATGCCGCTTATTTTGACCTGTACGCACAAACCACCAACGGACGCTGGCACCACCAACGGACTGGAGAGCTGATCCCGCGCAGCCAGCTACCGGTTCACAACGCCGATCAGGAACGCTACCGCTTGTTTTTCCAGCTCCGGCCCGGCGAGCAAATCACATTCTATCAACGTTCCGAAAATCCGTTCTGGTACCCAAAGCTCACGTTCCTTGCGCCCCGGCTGGAAACCGAGCAACAGCGTATTCATTCCGTCTACAAGTCAATTCGGGTCGATCGGCAATGGGAGGACTACTTTTTTGAAGGAATTACCATCGGAATTCTCTTCCTGGCGGTCTGTTATAACCTGTATATCTTTTTTTCGATCAGAGACAAAGTTTACCTCTATTTTGCCATTTGCCTGCTGTTCTTCAATCTGGACCGCAACGGATTCAACCTCCAATTAACGCTCTTTCCCGAACAGCCTTACCTCTACAAGGCATCACAGGTCTTTTTCTTCCTCGTTTTTTACACCTTTTTTATTCAGGCCATCCGAAATTTCATCCAGCCTGGGCCGGAGCTGACCCGGTTGAACAAAGCCATTACTTTTTCCCTGGTGCTGTTGGCGTTGATGAATGTGGTTCAGTTTTTTATGTTCCGCATCTCTTTCATTGCACCGGCAATCGCGATTGATTTGTTGGAAATTTTGATTCGGGTCATCTATGTTTTACTAACCATCGTCATCGTAAAAATGATCCGACGGGGTTCGCATGATGCCCGTTTTACCCTCATCGCAACGGCTCCTCTGTTTACCCTCTGGCTCTTCACGCTGATGAACCTCTTGTTGTACAGGCTGTACAAAATCAATCTGACCGACCAGTACTGGTATAATTTTGGGTACATTGAAACGTTCTGCTTTGCCTGGATGATCATCTTTTTCTCCGGTGCGCTGCTCAACCGCTATAACCTGGCCCGGAAACGGGTAGTTCAGCAGGCCATTGAGAAAGAGCAGCTCGAAAAAGAGCGCGAAATAGAGCGGAGTCGCCTGATTGCCAGCCAGAACGAACGGCTGGAACAGCAGGTAAAAGAACGGACCGCCCAGCTACAGACCTCGCTCGAAAACCTGCGGGCAACGCAGGACCAACTGGTTCAGAAGGAAAAACTGGCCTCCCTGGGTGAACTAACCGCCGGTATTGCCCACGAGATTCAAAACCCGCTGAACTTTGTCAACAACTTCTCGGAAGTAAGTACGGAATTGCTGACCGAACTTGAAGAGGAGCAGCAGAAGCCGGATCGTGATCCGGAACTGGAAAAAGAACTTCTGGGTGATCTTAAGCTGAATCTTCAGAAAATTTCGCACCACGGCAACCGGGCCAGCCACATCGTTCAGAGTATGCTGGCGCATTCCCGCAACAGCACGGGCGAACGGCAGGCCAGTAACCTGAATCAGCTCTGTGATGAGTACCTGCGGCTGGCCTACCACGGTTTGCGGGCCAAAGACAGTACATTCAATTGCGAGTTGGCGACTGATCTTGATCCGAATCCGGTGCCGGTTCACATCATTCCGCAGGAAATCGGGCGGGTGTTGCTGAATTTGTTTAACAACGCCTTTTACACCGTTCAGGAAAAACAGAAACAGACTACGGAGCCTTACCGGCCCACCGTGGCCGTAAAAACCAGATTTACCGACCGGCAGGTCGAAGTTCGCGTGATCGACAACGGTATGGGCATGACCGACGCGGTAAAAACAAAGCTCTTTCAGCCGTTTTTTACCACCAAACCCACCGGTGAAGGCACCGGGCTGGGTCTGTCGCTCAGTTACGACATCGTCACCAAAGGGCACGGCGGAACCCTAACCGTGGAAAGCCGGCCGGGGCAGGGCTCGGAGTTTATCCTCGTGCTACCCGTTGTTTGA
- a CDS encoding polysaccharide biosynthesis C-terminal domain-containing protein produces MSGFKKLASDTALYGISTILGRMLYWLMVPLHTRVFPRTGELASNVELFSYVPVLLLVYTLSLETAFFRYATRQKEDKQKVFNETLSIVLTISIVATALIVLLSSQIADWLDYPGQENFISWVAMIAATDAIVAIPFARLRVENKAREFVKAKLINIALNVALNVFFLVICPQIYNGDYLLFLQPAIDLFYDPSVGPGYIFLANLIANLLYFVLLRKTFAGFRFQLDKPQVKVLLTYSFPLMLTALAGSINMLTDRWFLRPLLPEGFYPGLTSEDVLGIYGNCYKLSVFMALAIQSFKFAADPFFFSRAEDKNAPGLLAEVNKWFIIICVIIWVGISLNLDWIGLFIGKTYRQGLDVVPILLLANLVLGVYYNIAFWFKLSDKTAYGTVITVLGAGVTVILNVLLIPIMGYMGCAVAYLVSSVVMCVTCYVLGEKHYPVPYDVPSALIYVFSGGLLIYMASQIEISNLWVSIPYHLLLFLLYIGTMLVMERKTFMPLLARVRNRGGRKNIVQESNNG; encoded by the coding sequence ATGAGCGGATTTAAAAAGTTAGCGAGCGATACGGCGCTTTACGGGATCAGCACGATACTGGGGCGAATGCTGTACTGGCTCATGGTACCGTTGCACACGCGGGTGTTTCCCCGCACCGGCGAACTAGCCTCAAACGTGGAGTTGTTTTCCTACGTGCCGGTTTTGCTCCTGGTTTACACACTTAGCCTGGAAACGGCTTTTTTCCGGTATGCGACCCGGCAAAAGGAAGACAAGCAGAAGGTGTTCAACGAAACGCTGAGTATTGTTCTAACCATCAGCATCGTCGCTACGGCCCTCATTGTCCTCTTGTCCTCCCAGATTGCCGACTGGCTTGATTATCCGGGGCAGGAGAATTTCATTAGCTGGGTGGCCATGATTGCCGCCACGGACGCAATTGTTGCCATTCCGTTTGCCCGGCTACGGGTCGAAAACAAAGCCCGGGAGTTTGTCAAGGCAAAACTGATCAATATCGCCCTGAACGTTGCCCTGAACGTTTTCTTTCTGGTCATCTGCCCGCAGATTTACAACGGCGACTACCTGCTTTTCCTGCAACCCGCCATTGATTTGTTCTACGACCCGTCCGTTGGCCCCGGCTACATCTTTCTGGCCAACCTGATTGCCAATTTGCTGTACTTCGTGCTGTTGCGTAAAACGTTTGCCGGATTCCGCTTCCAACTCGATAAACCGCAGGTAAAGGTTCTGCTGACGTATTCCTTTCCACTGATGCTGACGGCGCTGGCCGGTAGCATCAACATGCTGACCGACCGCTGGTTTCTGCGCCCGCTGCTGCCGGAGGGCTTTTACCCGGGTCTGACTTCGGAGGACGTACTCGGTATTTACGGAAACTGTTATAAGCTATCGGTTTTTATGGCGCTGGCCATTCAGTCGTTCAAGTTTGCGGCTGATCCGTTCTTCTTCTCCCGCGCCGAAGACAAAAACGCGCCTGGTTTGCTGGCCGAGGTCAACAAGTGGTTCATCATCATCTGCGTGATTATCTGGGTCGGCATCAGCCTGAATCTGGACTGGATTGGGCTGTTTATCGGGAAGACGTACCGGCAGGGGCTGGATGTGGTGCCCATTTTGTTGCTGGCCAACCTGGTGCTGGGCGTTTATTACAACATTGCTTTCTGGTTCAAGCTAAGCGACAAAACTGCCTACGGAACCGTTATTACGGTATTGGGGGCCGGGGTGACGGTTATTCTGAACGTTCTGCTCATTCCAATCATGGGCTACATGGGCTGCGCCGTTGCGTACCTCGTGTCTAGCGTCGTGATGTGCGTGACCTGTTACGTGCTGGGCGAAAAGCATTACCCCGTTCCCTACGACGTTCCTTCGGCGCTGATTTACGTATTCAGTGGCGGTTTGCTCATTTACATGGCCTCCCAGATTGAAATCTCCAACCTCTGGGTTTCAATCCCGTACCACCTGCTGCTGTTTCTGCTGTACATCGGAACGATGCTGGTCATGGAGCGCAAAACGTTTATGCCGCTGCTGGCAAGGGTGCGGAACCGGGGCGGCCGCAAGAACATCGTTCAGGAGTCAAACAACGGGTAG